One halophilic archaeon DL31 genomic region harbors:
- a CDS encoding hypothetical protein (KEGG: hsl:OE6105R hypothetical protein), with protein MVVVEEVTKLSERRTQTSSETFPDESLASIQTAVEAVPASVFDGSTKHTEVGGFDAAIADDLSQYEYEGDAAGGFNPNCKLWSHQGFNYSVDLYDADARIAIEVEKSERKNVSDDLLKFQKGYRTQKDSRPKIELGCLVVPVNYLGRHNLYQHSLTKLDFMKGVLFIDDVAVIGYRDPRPD; from the coding sequence ATGGTCGTCGTTGAGGAGGTCACCAAACTAAGCGAGCGCCGCACCCAAACCTCGTCCGAGACATTTCCGGATGAGTCGCTGGCGTCGATTCAGACGGCCGTCGAGGCCGTCCCAGCAAGCGTTTTCGACGGATCGACGAAACACACGGAGGTCGGCGGGTTCGATGCCGCGATCGCCGACGACCTCTCGCAGTACGAGTACGAAGGGGACGCCGCTGGTGGCTTCAACCCGAACTGTAAGCTCTGGTCGCATCAGGGGTTCAACTACAGCGTCGACCTCTACGACGCCGACGCCCGCATCGCCATCGAGGTCGAGAAGAGCGAGCGAAAGAACGTCAGCGACGACCTCCTCAAGTTCCAGAAGGGATACCGCACCCAGAAGGACAGCCGCCCGAAAATCGAATTAGGCTGTCTGGTGGTGCCGGTGAACTATCTTGGCCGGCATAACCTCTACCAGCACAGTCTGACGAAGCTCGACTTCATGAAGGGCGTCCTGTTCATCGACGACGTCGCCGTCATCGGCTATCGCGACCCGCGACCGGACTGA
- a CDS encoding hypothetical protein (KEGG: hla:Hlac_3171 hypothetical protein), with product MAGPDPHDDTSSDHEQFEKEQLAQDRDAASVDTADVDDATVENLVSELIDADVVTPVPEDRVLVHEPSGTSFDSARQLAVFHRGWTAGRDADVEGE from the coding sequence ATGGCTGGTCCAGATCCGCACGACGACACGAGTAGCGACCACGAACAGTTCGAGAAGGAACAGCTCGCACAGGACCGCGACGCCGCCAGCGTCGACACGGCGGACGTCGACGACGCAACGGTCGAGAACTTGGTCAGCGAACTCATCGACGCGGACGTCGTCACACCCGTTCCCGAGGATCGCGTCCTCGTTCACGAGCCGAGTGGCACTAGCTTCGACTCGGCGAGGCAGTTGGCCGTCTTCCACCGTGGCTGGACAGCCGGTCGCGACGCCGACGTGGAGGGCGAGTGA
- a CDS encoding hypothetical protein (KEGG: hla:Hlac_3170 hypothetical protein), producing MQQTLTGCAFCDAPPGTESGEAHTWGEDERVTHPICVDCAIQTELDPDERNHYACDGCGLVVDALAALTRFRVELGHLEGPLQLCERCSPGGLATYWTRDLEEHLVADC from the coding sequence ATGCAGCAGACGCTCACAGGGTGTGCGTTCTGTGACGCCCCGCCCGGTACCGAGAGTGGCGAGGCGCATACCTGGGGCGAAGACGAGCGGGTCACTCACCCCATCTGTGTCGACTGTGCGATCCAGACGGAACTGGATCCCGACGAACGCAATCACTACGCCTGCGACGGCTGTGGGCTCGTCGTCGACGCCCTCGCGGCGCTGACGCGCTTCCGCGTCGAACTCGGTCATCTCGAAGGCCCATTGCAGCTGTGCGAGCGGTGTAGCCCTGGTGGCCTCGCGACGTACTGGACGCGCGACCTCGAGGAACATCTCGTTGCCGACTGTTGA
- a CDS encoding hypothetical protein (KEGG: hla:Hlac_3169 hypothetical protein), with protein sequence MSDSKGLYDVRERTGNPEHASVDDVVELVFERAQHPRTDHHDGHLDEQMATVVDRYGTAPVRTVIHRVLVDGTPFRTATQDLEVRNVDGVRIGTTAGQFLDELNAQDDG encoded by the coding sequence ATGTCTGATTCCAAGGGCCTCTACGACGTTCGTGAACGAACCGGGAATCCCGAGCACGCATCCGTCGACGATGTGGTCGAACTCGTATTCGAGCGCGCGCAGCATCCCCGTACGGATCACCACGACGGGCATCTCGACGAACAGATGGCGACTGTCGTCGACAGGTACGGTACCGCCCCTGTCCGGACCGTCATTCACCGCGTCCTTGTCGACGGCACGCCCTTCCGGACCGCCACTCAGGACCTCGAGGTACGCAACGTCGACGGTGTTCGTATCGGGACGACCGCTGGCCAGTTCCTCGACGAACTGAACGCACAGGACGACGGCTGA
- a CDS encoding hypothetical protein (KEGG: hla:Hlac_3168 hypothetical protein), producing MSASDDPRRVHFQSPEYLVDRLDAIADLFDKDRTDLLVDAIREYIEDTADSETFQELVATKYYDDQLEFETVKQLVGAETAQRLRLLKADLEDEPLDLATPNDVDVYDGDVTTVDTAVDDDR from the coding sequence ATGAGCGCAAGCGACGATCCCCGACGGGTTCACTTCCAGTCGCCGGAGTATCTCGTCGACCGGCTCGATGCCATCGCCGATCTCTTCGACAAAGACCGGACGGACCTCCTCGTCGATGCTATCCGGGAGTACATCGAAGACACTGCCGACAGCGAGACGTTCCAGGAATTAGTTGCGACGAAGTACTATGACGACCAACTCGAGTTCGAGACGGTGAAACAACTGGTGGGCGCCGAGACCGCCCAGCGACTCCGCCTCCTCAAAGCAGATCTCGAGGACGAACCACTCGATCTCGCTACCCCCAATGACGTCGACGTCTACGATGGGGATGTGACGACGGTCGACACCGCGGTCGACGACGATCGATGA
- a CDS encoding hypothetical protein (KEGG: hla:Hlac_3167 hypothetical protein), with protein MSGPRLRTVVADTSALVSLAVPRADAAIGTDVPDPFQYLLTSCDVVVPPEVVAELRDITQYQDIHAAAASNVLAARGHYTVEDPYARDDTPDARPTFGLDDGETDGIVLSNALDVDGFLTDEFGGTNFPLIHAVLQGPRIVPTPRLICDYARNGHMTHEEARTLLSVISPHRSWDNSPYVAQLVALLEE; from the coding sequence ATGAGCGGTCCACGACTGCGAACAGTCGTCGCCGACACGAGTGCGCTCGTCAGTCTCGCGGTGCCCCGTGCGGATGCAGCCATCGGTACCGATGTTCCCGACCCGTTCCAATACCTGCTCACCTCCTGTGACGTGGTCGTCCCTCCGGAAGTAGTCGCAGAACTCCGCGACATCACGCAGTATCAGGACATCCACGCCGCAGCCGCGAGTAACGTCCTCGCGGCCCGTGGCCACTACACGGTCGAAGATCCATATGCGCGCGACGACACCCCGGACGCGCGACCGACGTTCGGCCTCGATGACGGCGAAACTGATGGCATCGTCCTCTCGAACGCGCTCGACGTCGACGGCTTTCTCACCGACGAGTTTGGTGGAACGAACTTCCCGCTCATCCACGCCGTGCTACAGGGCCCGCGGATCGTCCCGACACCGCGGCTCATCTGCGACTACGCCCGGAACGGCCATATGACCCACGAGGAGGCGCGAACGCTACTGAGCGTGATCAGCCCCCACCGGAGCTGGGACAACAGCCCATACGTCGCCCAGTTGGTAGCACTTCTAGAGGAGTAG
- a CDS encoding phage PhiH1 repressor protein (KEGG: hla:Hlac_3166 phage PhiH1 repressor protein), which translates to MRFDADWMSRADDRILEHLAEEGPDTPKEMADSDRVRFSRQHINARCKTLVTYGLLVHLGNGVYDITQKGKQYLAGELDARDLEGE; encoded by the coding sequence ATGCGCTTTGACGCCGACTGGATGTCACGCGCCGATGATCGCATTCTGGAGCATCTTGCTGAAGAGGGCCCCGATACCCCGAAGGAAATGGCTGACAGTGACCGCGTCCGGTTCTCTCGACAGCACATCAACGCCCGCTGTAAAACACTCGTCACCTACGGTCTCCTCGTTCATCTCGGAAACGGTGTCTATGATATCACTCAGAAAGGGAAACAGTATCTCGCCGGCGAACTCGACGCTCGTGACCTCGAGGGCGAATGA
- a CDS encoding hypothetical protein (KEGG: hla:Hlac_3165 hypothetical protein) has protein sequence MHSPPTDSSGGPNDLVVEIIETLETCGLEDDAYQLHDYVDVDALEQLVSSSDGDITVQFTVEGIPLEVSLDGVDVIVEDESECVDE, from the coding sequence ATGCATTCTCCTCCAACGGACAGTTCGGGCGGACCGAATGACCTCGTCGTCGAAATCATCGAGACACTGGAGACATGTGGGCTCGAAGACGACGCCTATCAGCTCCACGATTACGTGGATGTCGATGCGCTCGAACAGTTGGTTTCCTCATCCGATGGGGACATCACCGTCCAGTTTACCGTCGAAGGAATTCCGCTCGAGGTCTCACTGGACGGTGTCGACGTCATCGTCGAGGACGAGTCCGAGTGCGTCGACGAATAA
- a CDS encoding hypothetical protein (KEGG: hla:Hlac_3163 hypothetical protein), whose translation MDQPDPAELEALIADRSGFLRLLTAAPRSKRELTELLDCSRSTIDRVLRSLADAYLVEYRDGEWHATAAGVCAYRKHDEYASFLSDLADAAPILAALPTETSIDDAFLEGSTAHIAEENVPDAVLDPMLQSVREASLVRGFAPKALIGSAMDFYDAAVTGDGYELELVLDGDVFDRLYELQPQETREAVEDPDVMLLRGAIPYVYGLWIVDDTAVGIVVYTEKGIQGCILNDTETAVGWGVEQLESVKDTAEPIIFRGGRNPVLHK comes from the coding sequence ATGGACCAACCCGATCCTGCCGAGTTGGAAGCGCTAATCGCAGACCGGTCGGGATTTCTGCGTCTCCTCACCGCAGCCCCACGTTCAAAACGTGAGCTTACCGAACTGTTGGACTGTTCGCGCTCGACGATTGATCGAGTACTGCGCTCGCTCGCTGACGCATACCTCGTTGAGTATCGAGACGGGGAATGGCACGCAACCGCGGCCGGGGTGTGTGCATATCGCAAACACGACGAGTACGCATCGTTTCTCAGTGATCTCGCCGACGCAGCGCCAATTCTCGCTGCGCTGCCCACCGAAACGTCTATCGACGACGCGTTTCTCGAGGGATCAACGGCGCATATTGCGGAGGAGAACGTCCCGGATGCAGTTCTTGACCCAATGCTTCAGTCAGTCCGTGAGGCCTCCCTCGTTCGAGGATTCGCGCCTAAGGCCCTTATCGGCTCAGCGATGGACTTCTACGACGCTGCCGTTACAGGTGATGGATACGAACTGGAATTAGTGCTCGATGGGGACGTATTTGACCGGTTGTACGAACTCCAGCCTCAAGAAACGAGAGAAGCTGTCGAGGATCCAGACGTCATGCTGCTTCGTGGGGCAATCCCATACGTGTATGGACTGTGGATCGTCGATGACACGGCAGTGGGTATCGTCGTCTACACCGAAAAAGGAATTCAGGGCTGTATACTGAACGATACTGAGACCGCTGTCGGCTGGGGGGTTGAGCAGTTAGAGTCGGTGAAAGACACTGCCGAACCGATTATATTTCGGGGCGGTCGAAACCCCGTCTTACACAAGTGA
- a CDS encoding hypothetical protein (KEGG: hla:Hlac_3162 hypothetical protein): MVEPDPAPDFDEEQYQNELNDAVDDGGGCAETWETLSEARDKFTPDRRSVLKGVGALGASAVGVSSLGVATAKEKPGNEEIEVALNSDAVQALLEELHYPDVRKNAAKKIKPKIQNADEDEELDTDELLSILKLPTKIGDIIYPLIDQEEGSPVIFRFKGKGTRPGKYNDLPDNVSSGLISDGEDITIVRGATKHEIDVILNATRFDNKEDLRIVKTSEMNGFRLFKGFEDSSEQSSQQDPDSDLDLQVYEVLLEDREIQYEVQELFEDDEPSSDDIEVGEVAIAQQSCLNTCTTCIGIIGGACPACLAFLTFGVPGAVAFIICFTSVCGITLPVFCGQCLDCGT; encoded by the coding sequence ATGGTGGAACCAGACCCCGCCCCCGACTTTGACGAGGAACAGTATCAGAATGAACTCAACGACGCTGTTGACGATGGTGGCGGTTGCGCAGAAACGTGGGAGACGCTCTCGGAGGCACGTGACAAGTTTACGCCCGATAGACGGTCTGTTCTCAAGGGAGTCGGTGCGTTAGGAGCCTCTGCGGTTGGTGTCAGCAGTCTCGGGGTTGCTACTGCGAAAGAGAAGCCGGGCAATGAAGAGATTGAAGTAGCACTAAACTCAGATGCGGTACAAGCTCTGCTTGAAGAGCTTCATTATCCAGATGTCCGTAAGAATGCGGCTAAAAAAATCAAACCGAAGATTCAAAATGCTGATGAGGACGAAGAATTAGATACGGACGAGCTCCTTTCAATTCTTAAACTCCCTACGAAAATCGGCGACATTATTTATCCACTTATTGATCAAGAGGAAGGTTCACCAGTCATCTTCAGATTCAAAGGGAAGGGAACCAGACCTGGAAAGTACAACGATCTCCCTGATAATGTATCCTCTGGTCTCATATCAGATGGTGAAGATATCACGATCGTCAGGGGCGCTACGAAACATGAAATAGATGTCATCCTCAATGCTACCCGATTCGATAATAAAGAAGATTTGAGGATTGTCAAAACCTCAGAAATGAACGGATTTCGCCTCTTCAAAGGCTTCGAAGATTCGTCAGAACAATCATCTCAACAGGATCCAGATTCGGACTTGGATCTCCAAGTGTATGAGGTGCTCTTAGAGGATCGTGAGATTCAGTACGAAGTACAAGAATTATTCGAAGACGACGAACCGAGCTCGGATGATATTGAAGTTGGAGAAGTAGCTATAGCACAACAGTCTTGTTTGAATACCTGTACTACGTGTATCGGAATCATTGGAGGAGCCTGTCCAGCATGTTTGGCTTTCTTAACTTTTGGCGTCCCGGGCGCAGTAGCGTTTATTATCTGTTTCACGAGTGTTTGTGGGATTACTCTCCCGGTCTTTTGTGGCCAGTGTCTTGATTGTGGGACCTAA
- a CDS encoding hypothetical protein (KEGG: hla:Hlac_3161 hypothetical protein), translated as MKQNQYIWVLAALHAIVLIILLYGVSTDSDQILNYALGLIFLLMLPVAYLVAKRADVL; from the coding sequence ATGAAACAAAATCAGTATATCTGGGTATTAGCAGCCCTCCATGCGATTGTACTCATCATTTTACTATATGGTGTGTCAACAGACTCAGATCAAATCTTGAATTACGCGTTGGGACTAATCTTTTTACTTATGTTACCGGTAGCGTATCTGGTTGCGAAACGAGCTGATGTGTTATGA
- a CDS encoding hypothetical protein (KEGG: hla:Hlac_3160 hypothetical protein) — MNGRDSNTTLDESTQIQRLGVGATVGGLILIGVVSVSSSFNAASVLIALGAVAVLGEWIVSRSYTVGVGIGILGIFPLVGEIPVDLRFIGGAAVVAGVVVYLLGPRLNTV, encoded by the coding sequence ATGAATGGCCGCGATTCGAATACAACCCTTGATGAGTCAACGCAAATTCAGCGACTTGGCGTCGGTGCCACGGTTGGCGGCCTCATCCTTATTGGTGTCGTGTCGGTCAGTTCATCGTTTAATGCAGCGAGCGTCCTGATTGCGCTTGGCGCAGTAGCTGTCCTCGGTGAATGGATAGTCTCCCGATCGTACACCGTCGGAGTTGGAATCGGTATCCTCGGCATATTCCCGCTTGTCGGAGAAATTCCCGTCGACCTCCGGTTTATCGGCGGTGCAGCAGTTGTGGCAGGTGTCGTCGTCTACCTGCTCGGGCCACGCCTCAACACCGTATAA
- a CDS encoding Sulfate-transporting ATPase (PFAM: ABC transporter-like~KEGG: hla:Hlac_3159 ABC transporter related~SMART: ATPase, AAA+ type, core) yields the protein MVAIETHDLTKQYGTVLAVDDLSLSIPEGVVYGVLGPNGAGKTTMMRMLTTLTKPTSGSARVMGDPITDRLALVEHIGYLPEEPPLFDELSGHEQLDYIRGLRDLPLEPTQERIESLVDALDLEDYIDRRIATYSKGTRQKLAFVQILLHGPDVLFLDEPTEGLDPRAARTLRTMIDDLADEGTTIILSSHILPIVEEHADIVGVISNGQLVAEGAPSELQRRAETGKKRSLEDVFLEVTQELPDATQGPEDESGNHDE from the coding sequence ATGGTTGCAATCGAAACTCACGACCTGACGAAACAATACGGAACTGTCCTCGCCGTCGACGACCTCTCGCTGTCCATTCCGGAAGGTGTCGTCTACGGTGTGCTTGGCCCGAACGGTGCCGGCAAAACGACCATGATGCGGATGTTGACCACGCTCACGAAACCAACCAGTGGTTCCGCGAGGGTGATGGGCGATCCCATCACGGATCGTCTCGCCCTCGTCGAACATATCGGTTACCTTCCCGAAGAACCACCCCTGTTCGATGAACTCTCCGGACACGAGCAGTTGGACTATATCCGCGGCCTGCGTGATCTCCCGCTGGAGCCAACGCAAGAGCGCATTGAGAGCCTCGTCGACGCACTTGACCTCGAGGATTACATCGACCGCCGTATTGCTACATACTCGAAGGGGACCCGTCAGAAACTCGCCTTCGTCCAGATCCTGTTACACGGCCCCGACGTGCTTTTTCTCGATGAACCGACAGAGGGCCTCGATCCACGAGCGGCCCGCACCCTCCGAACCATGATCGACGATCTCGCCGACGAGGGAACAACGATCATCCTGTCGTCACACATCCTGCCGATCGTCGAAGAACACGCTGATATCGTCGGTGTCATCTCGAATGGCCAACTCGTCGCCGAAGGAGCGCCTTCCGAGCTTCAGCGCCGCGCCGAAACCGGAAAAAAACGCTCGCTCGAGGACGTCTTCCTCGAGGTAACGCAGGAACTCCCAGACGCGACGCAGGGGCCCGAAGACGAATCGGGAAACCACGATGAGTGA
- a CDS encoding hypothetical protein (KEGG: hla:Hlac_3158 hypothetical protein) yields MSDRRWLRHGVRIGTTEYRRTLRGLRQDSLRLFLVGGAVLAVLAVTAFLVLLMRLFLADLEPTPLPAMLAGLTVPFWGTIVYLYAARALSRTGRIDAESLMLTTTSTRAVVTGLVIAELLRGATYLALPTIILAGAFAATVGAPLSVLCIPLAVTTLLASAGIVGYTLGLAGATLVSTSPFIARYKTPLGIGLAVLLMGPIFALSSGRIDFAVLASVPIAWYTDLLVVGSPIQPSLLRALGAIGVTIALVGLAGAAVDRLAGIYWYSDPITGTITGVESTSPPEAVSPLEAALRPIPLSLVLSKTPSRTVAARALIQTLRNPGKLSFVLLPAIVAAPTIVNAFGSGIGWEILLAVCFVGIPWFSGVAFGLNPLGDEGDVLPVTLTTTVSGRTFVRGLAILGFSVGSMLLLLTGLVFGLFSPFNTTDLTAALLLAAALLWCSVLLAPAAGVRFPRFSTVSAGRAQNILPPSLTASTLHGIIVFGFGLFGALSWFLPEGTRSIIAGFFSTVLSLPLVWVAERGVGLVEPVLTTVRTIGSGVGNLAPGVIQLGGYGGAIGGLVLLGVTSYWYVISRFESYQIS; encoded by the coding sequence ATGAGTGACCGCCGCTGGCTCAGACACGGCGTACGAATCGGGACAACTGAGTATCGGCGGACGCTCCGTGGGCTTCGTCAGGACTCCCTCCGACTGTTCCTGGTTGGTGGAGCAGTACTGGCCGTTCTGGCGGTAACGGCCTTTCTGGTACTGCTCATGCGCCTCTTTCTGGCTGATTTGGAACCAACACCGCTGCCTGCGATGCTTGCTGGACTTACTGTCCCGTTCTGGGGGACGATCGTTTATTTATATGCCGCTAGAGCGCTCTCCCGGACGGGACGGATCGACGCAGAATCACTCATGCTTACGACGACATCAACGCGGGCAGTCGTAACTGGTCTCGTTATCGCCGAACTCCTCCGTGGGGCAACCTATCTCGCCCTACCGACGATCATTCTCGCAGGGGCGTTCGCTGCGACGGTCGGGGCACCACTCTCGGTGCTCTGTATCCCACTCGCGGTCACTACACTCCTCGCGAGTGCTGGTATCGTCGGGTACACGCTTGGTCTCGCCGGCGCGACGCTCGTTTCGACCTCACCGTTCATCGCTCGATATAAAACCCCTCTTGGAATTGGTCTCGCAGTGCTTCTCATGGGTCCCATCTTCGCGCTGAGTTCTGGCCGGATCGATTTCGCCGTCCTTGCGTCGGTTCCTATCGCTTGGTATACTGACCTCCTCGTTGTCGGATCACCGATTCAGCCATCACTGCTTAGAGCACTCGGGGCGATTGGGGTGACGATCGCACTTGTTGGTCTCGCTGGGGCGGCCGTTGATCGCCTCGCAGGAATCTACTGGTACAGCGATCCGATCACAGGTACCATAACTGGGGTGGAATCGACTTCCCCGCCGGAGGCCGTTTCGCCACTTGAAGCGGCACTGCGGCCCATCCCGTTGTCGCTCGTTCTCTCGAAGACACCGAGCCGGACCGTCGCAGCCAGAGCACTCATCCAGACGCTCCGGAACCCTGGAAAACTATCGTTCGTCCTCCTACCGGCCATCGTGGCAGCACCGACAATCGTGAATGCTTTCGGTTCCGGGATCGGCTGGGAAATCCTCTTGGCGGTATGTTTTGTCGGTATTCCCTGGTTTAGTGGCGTCGCCTTCGGGTTGAATCCGCTCGGCGACGAAGGTGATGTACTACCCGTGACACTCACGACAACGGTCTCCGGTCGGACGTTTGTGCGGGGCTTGGCAATCCTCGGCTTCTCTGTCGGCAGCATGCTCCTACTTCTTACAGGACTCGTTTTTGGGCTGTTCAGTCCCTTCAACACGACTGATCTCACGGCAGCACTGCTGTTGGCAGCTGCCCTCCTGTGGTGTTCTGTATTGCTTGCACCTGCAGCCGGAGTTCGGTTTCCCCGGTTTAGTACAGTCTCCGCTGGTCGGGCTCAAAACATCCTCCCGCCGAGCTTGACGGCGAGTACACTCCACGGAATTATCGTGTTCGGTTTCGGGCTGTTCGGTGCGCTGTCGTGGTTCCTTCCCGAAGGAACACGGTCTATCATCGCTGGATTCTTTTCGACGGTTCTCTCGCTCCCCTTGGTGTGGGTAGCTGAACGTGGTGTCGGTCTCGTCGAGCCAGTGCTCACGACTGTACGCACAATTGGATCAGGAGTTGGGAACCTCGCGCCGGGGGTTATTCAGTTGGGTGGCTACGGTGGCGCGATCGGGGGACTCGTCCTTCTCGGTGTAACGTCCTATTGGTATGTCATCAGTCGGTTCGAGTCTTACCAGATCTCGTGA
- a CDS encoding hypothetical protein (KEGG: hla:Hlac_3154 hypothetical protein), producing MTTSNDSSPIESLQMRSLCEAYQLGIIIRNKLRETNLVTAFENLDHSIDSIEDGYPAWHPAPLSFRAMVFSFVFVEITGDSYADFSRRLTRQPEVATILGFSRVPDESAFSRAWRNRFDNAVHEYIHAAAHFVIKEVHDRDISAPEVRPKSEILNDTEEAADSVEDESFSQEEIVQTTRLARDHAFGHFDSGRASNASYEDTQFFELQTFMGMVRCGATQGATRFQYRRGEDYGPHGDTHLRTVKQFDPDELVDGFYETTDRLLSVIASESSFRRPVTAAIDITTIPYYGDVEEMSMVSGTKDRDGRAFKFATLSIIGQNIPLILAVEPVRESSEWDENPSNQIHRTVRRLVRRAKEHVPIETVLCDREFDSIQVFQTLSNLDVNYLIPKRVSSSERDVLEQMEEMIRALMDR from the coding sequence ATGACCACCTCTAACGATTCATCTCCCATTGAGAGTCTTCAAATGCGCTCCCTGTGCGAAGCGTACCAGCTCGGGATCATCATCCGAAACAAACTCAGAGAAACCAATCTCGTCACCGCATTCGAGAACCTCGATCACTCGATAGACTCGATTGAAGACGGGTATCCAGCGTGGCATCCTGCGCCACTTTCCTTTCGCGCGATGGTGTTCTCGTTCGTGTTCGTGGAGATAACGGGTGACTCATACGCCGACTTCAGTCGACGACTTACCCGACAACCGGAAGTCGCCACTATTCTCGGCTTCAGCCGGGTGCCCGACGAATCAGCCTTCTCGCGGGCGTGGCGAAATCGATTCGACAACGCCGTTCACGAATACATCCACGCTGCCGCCCACTTCGTCATCAAGGAAGTCCACGATCGCGACATTTCAGCGCCCGAGGTTCGGCCAAAGTCAGAGATCCTCAACGATACTGAGGAAGCCGCAGACTCAGTAGAAGACGAATCCTTCTCACAGGAGGAGATTGTTCAGACAACGCGCCTCGCGCGTGATCACGCCTTCGGACACTTCGACTCTGGTCGGGCGTCGAACGCCTCGTACGAGGACACGCAATTTTTCGAGTTACAGACATTCATGGGAATGGTTCGGTGCGGAGCCACGCAGGGAGCTACTCGCTTTCAGTACCGGCGTGGCGAGGACTACGGCCCACATGGCGATACCCACCTTCGCACTGTCAAGCAGTTCGATCCTGACGAGCTTGTCGACGGCTTCTACGAGACAACGGATCGCTTGCTTTCCGTGATTGCTTCTGAATCCTCATTCCGCCGTCCAGTCACTGCGGCGATCGACATCACCACCATTCCCTATTATGGAGATGTCGAGGAGATGTCGATGGTCAGCGGGACGAAAGACAGGGACGGTCGAGCGTTCAAATTTGCGACGCTGTCGATCATCGGGCAGAACATCCCGCTGATTTTGGCTGTCGAGCCGGTTCGAGAGAGCTCTGAGTGGGATGAGAACCCGTCGAATCAGATCCATCGTACTGTGCGACGGCTCGTTCGACGAGCGAAAGAGCATGTTCCAATCGAGACAGTGCTGTGTGATCGAGAGTTTGACTCGATACAAGTGTTCCAGACACTCTCAAACCTCGATGTGAACTACCTCATACCTAAGCGGGTCTCCAGCTCCGAACGGGATGTACTTGAACAAATGGAGGAAATGATCCGGGCGCTGATGGACCGATGA
- a CDS encoding hypothetical protein (KEGG: hla:Hlac_3152 hypothetical protein), which produces MATDRRRNAVEDKQELATTIGLYVLSEISLGKAAERTGVTRWEMEELLQEAGVELQLGPQSMDELEDEVDVALDLE; this is translated from the coding sequence ATGGCTACTGATCGCCGCCGTAACGCTGTCGAGGACAAACAGGAGCTCGCGACCACGATCGGGCTCTACGTCCTCAGCGAGATCTCGCTCGGCAAGGCCGCCGAGCGGACCGGCGTGACTCGCTGGGAGATGGAGGAACTCCTTCAGGAGGCCGGTGTTGAGCTGCAGCTCGGCCCGCAGTCCATGGACGAACTCGAAGACGAAGTCGATGTGGCGCTCGACCTTGAATGA
- a CDS encoding hypothetical protein (KEGG: hla:Hlac_3151 hypothetical protein), with product MSEPVSRPVVLDATVLSNYASTDSVTWLTTTLDDLWTVPAVRTELEQGREVGYAYLEHALDGLESGRIGIVETAPEQLQQDYPTVQTRLDPGEAEALVAAHTADGTLVTDDGPARALAAEYDIALTGSIGLLVRGVVLKELTVETADEWLTTWIEERNYYAPVDSVTAALPEDFEE from the coding sequence ATGAGCGAGCCGGTTTCGCGGCCTGTTGTCCTCGACGCAACAGTGCTCAGTAACTACGCGAGCACTGATTCCGTCACCTGGCTCACGACGACGCTTGATGACCTCTGGACAGTTCCCGCGGTCCGAACCGAACTGGAGCAGGGCCGTGAGGTCGGCTACGCGTATCTAGAGCACGCCCTCGATGGTCTTGAGTCGGGGCGGATCGGGATTGTGGAGACGGCACCGGAGCAGCTCCAGCAGGACTATCCGACGGTGCAGACCCGTCTCGATCCCGGCGAAGCCGAAGCCCTGGTGGCTGCGCACACGGCTGATGGGACGCTCGTGACGGATGACGGGCCCGCCCGAGCGCTCGCGGCCGAGTACGACATAGCGCTCACCGGGTCGATCGGCTTGCTGGTTCGCGGCGTTGTTCTCAAGGAACTGACCGTCGAGACGGCGGATGAGTGGCTTACGACGTGGATTGAGGAGCGGAATTACTACGCGCCGGTCGACAGCGTGACTGCAGCCCTGCCTGAGGACTTCGAGGAATAG